In Phlebotomus papatasi isolate M1 chromosome 1, Ppap_2.1, whole genome shotgun sequence, the following proteins share a genomic window:
- the LOC129799106 gene encoding biorientation of chromosomes in cell division protein 1-like 1, producing the protein MDSDQVNTELVDTIVREVKSQGLFDQFRKECLADVDTKPAYQNLRQRVENEVNTFLEQEEWRADANRIQMREKLRKNIIGLSFLETGVDRIVDQVVNPKISTVFLPQIEDVVYKYLGIEKPQVKPKEESQVSAAQNGEMKMDLLPTDLLEAVSPDSTQSDKSKFSGEEIKEEITEEEVVPELNESDDRIDDEESPPFEPLEGRPASSLKKEEDESQSSHVSGISGLTSQDSVFSGKNPAEPMEVDEVKPEEPEQPEEVMQPPRIDQMVEKSEVPERTVSDVVEAMEVGNQDSQLSQVSSNSRLSIVTNESDSKDGSLKIDLSEEAQMPEFSENPENSHSPKPEKLTTFDIKKDEIKFEQARIFAQPPEPENPPPLPPSPPPQLPAPPETEPAKTEAKEEVSSTVEKKPENPEDRESRKDKLHTSDRKKSKKSSRSSSSHHNHHHRDRNREKSRSSSSREKSSKPPEPKTDAKEEENSSTAIDSDASPVLQIVEAETLDSSDLAKASPSDGKEKSDGKSKGSSHHKTSHRDDKKRSHSSHSKDSHRRDHRRHDHRKSSSQKSSSRSDKKPKEDSSSKKKDKETDDHSSQREKNTEKRRSTDRDSNDGKSGPNQPTPSASGTEKTTASQSTSSAGRESNTTSVSNSPKDTETIQGAKPEATVASSSSDPSEKVTLQTKPIIVDQILTANSEINLQMIVNRASNDPTLAKIEELAKKSLAKKKPKFASNFKEAKRLMKMRKKIDHESKKNMEKAMVLAKNYINSKAENDPTVSDLSQGIELEFVCIKSDGKTTAGPIISSPVKADAPKFPPTPEPEKKETLADSEDEDDLLYFPDPLSKHPESPTEKWWREKGQKVSEEKPKSDQKTKKTPKNGFIHANPNIRTKRSLELNDLKGDLPEDKRVKLTLNKFGDLNGNEAVIEDKKIPKVKTPITQQQRYSSDDLYKPRPLIHGQRSRRRGLDTSDGGTA; encoded by the exons ATGGATAGTGACCAAGTGAATACAGAACTAGTTGACACGATAGTGCGTGAAGTGAAATCGCAGGGACTCTTTGATCAATTCCGGAAAGAATGTCTAGCTGATGTTGACACCAAACCAGCTTACCAGAATCTCCGGCAACGGGTTGAGAATGAAGTCAACACCTTCCTGGAGCAGGAAGAGTGGCGAGCTGATGCCAATCGCATTCAGATGAGGGAGAAATTGCGCAAGAACATCATTGG GTTGAGCTTCCTGGAGACAGGTGTTGACAGGATTGTGGATCAAGTGGTCAATCCCAAAATTTCCACAGTCTTCCTGCCACAAATTGAGGATGTGGTGTACAAATATTTGGGCATTGAGAAGCCTCAGGTGAAACCCAAGGAGGAATCACAGGTAAGTGCTGCCCAGAATGGTGAGATGAAGATGGATTTGTTGCCGACGGATCTGCTAGAGGCTGTTAGTCCAGATTCCACCCAATCAGACAAGTCAAAGTTCTCAGGTGAGGAAATTAAAGAAGAAATAACGGAGGAAGAAGTCGTTCCGGAATTGAATGAATCGGACGACAGGATTGACGATGAGGAATCTCCTCCTTTTGAGCCACTGGAAGGACGTCCAGCCAGCTCACTGAAGAAGGAGGAGGATGAGAGTCAGAGCTCTCATGTGTCCGGAATAAGTGGCCTAACATCCCAGGATTCAGTTTTTAGTGGAAAGAATCCTGCGGAACCCATGGAAGTAGATGAAGTGAAGCCAGAAGAACCTGAACAGCCCGAAGAGGTGATGCAACCACCCCGGATTGATCAGATGGTGGAAAAATCGGAAGTACCTGAACGGACGGTGTCTGATGTCGTGGAAGCCATGGAAGTTGGCAATCAAGATTCACAGCTCTCTCAAGTCTCCAGCAACAGTCGCCTCTCCATTGTCACCAATGAGAGTGACTCCAAGGACGGCAGTCTCAAGATTGACCTCTCCGAGGAAGCCCAAATGCCAGAATTCTCCGAGAATCCGGAGAATTCTCActccccaaagccagaaaaaCTCACGACATTTGACATCAAGAAGGATGAAATTAAATTCGAACAGGCGAGGATTTTTGCACAGCCTCCAGAACCTGAAAATCCTCCTCCTCTTCCTCCATCGCCGCCTCCACAGCTTCCTGCTCCCCCAGAAACGGAACCAGCAAAGACAGAAGCTAAAGAAGAAGTATCTTCAACTGTGGAAAAGAAGCCTGAAAACCCAGAAGACCGAGAATCCCGGAAGGACAAACTCCACACTTCTGACaggaaaaaatccaaaaagagTTCACGATCCTCCTCCTCGCATCACAATCACCATCACAGGGACAGGAATCGGGAGAAAAGCAGGTCATCATCTTCCCGGGAGAAGAGTTCAAAGCCTCCGGAACCCAAAACTGACGCCAAGGAGGAGGAAAACTCCTCCACGGCCATTGACAGCGATGCAAGTCCCGTGCTGCAAATAGTCGAGGCAGAAACCCTCGATAGCTCGGACTTGGCGAAGGCATCGCCATCTGACGGAAAAGAAAAATCCGACGGGAAGTCCAAAGGATCTTCCCATCACAAAACTTCCCATCGGGATGACAAGAAAAGGAGCCACTCATCCCACTCCAAGGATTCCCATCGCCGAGATCATCGTCGACACGACCACAGGAAATCCTCGAGCCAGAAATCTTCCTCCCGAAGCGACAAGAAACCCAAGGAAGATTCCTCTTCTAAGAAAAAAGACAAAGAAACTGACGATCACTCCAGTCAGCGTGAGAAAAACACCGAGAAACGTCGATCAACAGACAGAGATTCCAATGATGGGAAAAGTGGACCAAATCAACCAACTCCCTCAGCTTCCGGAACTGAAAAAACCACAGCAAGTCAATCAACTTCCTCCGCAGGAAGAGAATCCAACACAACTTCAGTTTCAAATTCTCCAAAAGACACAGAAACTATCCAAGGAGCAAAACCCGAAGCCACTGTTGCCAGTTCTTCCAGTGATCCCAGTGAGAAAGTCACCCTCCAGACCAAACCAATCATTGTGGATCAGATCCTAACAGCCAACAGCGAAATAAATCTCCAAATGATCGTCAATAGAGCATCAAATGATCCAACTCTGGCAAAAATTGAGGAACTAGCCAAAAAATCCCTGGCCAAGAAGAAGCCAAAATTCGCCTCCAACTTCAAAGAGGCCAAGCGTCTCATGAAGATGCGCAAGAAAATCGATCATGAGAGCAAGAAAAACATGGAAAAAGCCATGGTTCTGGCCAAGAACTACATCAATTCCAAAGCTGAAAACGATCCAACAGTGTCGGATCTCTCCCAAGGGATTGAACTGGAATTTGTTTGTATAAAATCTGACGGGAAGACAACAGCTGGACCAATCATCTCAAGTCCAGTCAAAGCAGATGCTCCGAAGTTCCCACCAACTCCAGAGCCGGAAAAGAAGGAAACATTGGCAGATAGTGAGGACGAAGATGATCTTCTGTACTTCCCAGATCCCCTTTCAAAGCACCCGGAGAGCCCCACGGAGAAATGGTGGCGAGAAAAGGGTCAGAAGGTGTCAGAGGAGAAACCCAAATCTGACCAGAAAACCAAGAAAACCCCCAAAAATGGATTTATCCATGCAAATCCAAACATAAGGACCAAGAGATCACTGGAATTAAATGATCTCAAAGGTGATCTTCCGGAAGACAAACGAGTGAAACTCACATTGAATAAATTCG GTGATTTGAATGGGAATGAAGCCGTTATTGAGGACAAGAAGATCCCAAAAGTGAAGACCCCAATCACACAACAACAACGCTACTCAAGTGATGATCTCTACAAGCCTCGACCATTGATCCATGGACAGCGAAGCCGCCGACGGGGCCTTGATACATCAGACGGAGGAACAGCCTAG
- the LOC129799107 gene encoding uncharacterized protein LOC129799107 isoform X2, translating into MKVDQRVTLWWLFLSLTWIYTVNGIYLQNSTRRPDRRQDSVTSWTDAVDEQDGLWSTLLTDWTLSEDQEDSHREGKVLPVTRKYIPTSGFFVTRRLGEELELEPHRRHPGKILDFNAPAMEGNGPREVSETDLYLLGAIEKLVYRVDYMEKRLRRTEQLLYYMMQGNNQREEHCPENFTRAGGNCYHLGTNREINWKAASSFCKSMGAHLAEFETVGEYKDVTEFLLNQPPFRGKDFWLGGLNPGLLWIWSHSARPINRDTNLAAVANSTSTASGKGPKPSKKPPISQTEEKLLNIKGTGRCLRLTFNPSSHNYTYFGQDCSARQHYLCEHMDRNLENEISRISRQLLLN; encoded by the exons atgaaagtagATCAACGTGTGACACTTTGGTGGCTTTTTCTCTCGTTGACCTGGATTTACACAGTGAATGGGATTTATCTTCAAAATTCTACGCGACGTCCTGATCGTCGTCAAGATTCCGTGACCTCCTGGACAGACGCAGTGGACGAACAAGATGGCCTTTGGTCGACCTTACTGACTGACTGGACATTGAGTGAGGACCAAGAGGATTCACATCGAGAGGGAAAAGTTCTTCCAGTGACCAGAAAGTACATCCCAACGTCAGGGTTCTTCGTAACCCGGCGACTTGGGGAGGAACTGGAATTAGAACCACATCGTCGGCATCCTGGGAAAATTCTAGACTTCAATGCTCCCGCAATGGAAGGGAATGGCCCTAGAGAAGTCTCTGAGACAGATCTCTATCTCCTGGGAGCGATTGAGAAACTCGTCTATCGAGTGGACTACATGGAGAAGCGCCTGAGAAGAACTGAACAGCTCCTCTACTACATGATGCAGGGAAATAATCAAAGAGAAG AACACTGCCCAGAAAACTTCACAAGGGCAGGTGGAAATTGCTATCATTTGGGAACAAATCGAGAGATAAATTGGAAGGCTGCGAGTAGCTTTTGCAAATCAATGGGGGCTCATTTGGCTGAATTTGAGACAGTTGGGGAATACAAGGATGTGACTGAATTCCTGCTCAATCAGCCACCATTCAGAGGGAAAGACTTCTGGCTTGGAGGACTCAATCCAGGTCTCCTCTGGATTTGGTCCCATTCAGCTCGACCAATAAATCGAGACACAAATCTAGCAGCCGTTGCTAATTCAACGTCCACTGCTTCGGgcaagggccccaagccctcgaAAAAGCCCCCAATCAGCCAAACGGAGGAAAAGCTACTGAATATCAAAGGAACAGGGAGATGCTTGAGACTTACCTTCAATCCCAGCTCACACAACTACACGTACTTCGGTCAGGACTGCTCAGCTCGGCAGCACTACCTCTGTGAACACATGGACAGGAATCTGGAGAATGAAATATCTCGGATCTCTCGGCAATTGCTGCTCAACTAG
- the LOC129799107 gene encoding uncharacterized protein LOC129799107 isoform X1: MKVDQRVTLWWLFLSLTWIYTVNGIYLQNSTRRPDRRQDSVTSWTDAVDEQDGLWSTLLTDWTLSEDQEDSHREGKVLPVTRKYIPTSGFFVTRRLGEELELEPHRRHPGKILDFNAPAMEGNGPREVSETDLYLLGAIEKLVYRVDYMEKRLRRTEQLLYYMMQGNNQREAEHCPENFTRAGGNCYHLGTNREINWKAASSFCKSMGAHLAEFETVGEYKDVTEFLLNQPPFRGKDFWLGGLNPGLLWIWSHSARPINRDTNLAAVANSTSTASGKGPKPSKKPPISQTEEKLLNIKGTGRCLRLTFNPSSHNYTYFGQDCSARQHYLCEHMDRNLENEISRISRQLLLN, from the exons atgaaagtagATCAACGTGTGACACTTTGGTGGCTTTTTCTCTCGTTGACCTGGATTTACACAGTGAATGGGATTTATCTTCAAAATTCTACGCGACGTCCTGATCGTCGTCAAGATTCCGTGACCTCCTGGACAGACGCAGTGGACGAACAAGATGGCCTTTGGTCGACCTTACTGACTGACTGGACATTGAGTGAGGACCAAGAGGATTCACATCGAGAGGGAAAAGTTCTTCCAGTGACCAGAAAGTACATCCCAACGTCAGGGTTCTTCGTAACCCGGCGACTTGGGGAGGAACTGGAATTAGAACCACATCGTCGGCATCCTGGGAAAATTCTAGACTTCAATGCTCCCGCAATGGAAGGGAATGGCCCTAGAGAAGTCTCTGAGACAGATCTCTATCTCCTGGGAGCGATTGAGAAACTCGTCTATCGAGTGGACTACATGGAGAAGCGCCTGAGAAGAACTGAACAGCTCCTCTACTACATGATGCAGGGAAATAATCAAAGAGAAG CAGAACACTGCCCAGAAAACTTCACAAGGGCAGGTGGAAATTGCTATCATTTGGGAACAAATCGAGAGATAAATTGGAAGGCTGCGAGTAGCTTTTGCAAATCAATGGGGGCTCATTTGGCTGAATTTGAGACAGTTGGGGAATACAAGGATGTGACTGAATTCCTGCTCAATCAGCCACCATTCAGAGGGAAAGACTTCTGGCTTGGAGGACTCAATCCAGGTCTCCTCTGGATTTGGTCCCATTCAGCTCGACCAATAAATCGAGACACAAATCTAGCAGCCGTTGCTAATTCAACGTCCACTGCTTCGGgcaagggccccaagccctcgaAAAAGCCCCCAATCAGCCAAACGGAGGAAAAGCTACTGAATATCAAAGGAACAGGGAGATGCTTGAGACTTACCTTCAATCCCAGCTCACACAACTACACGTACTTCGGTCAGGACTGCTCAGCTCGGCAGCACTACCTCTGTGAACACATGGACAGGAATCTGGAGAATGAAATATCTCGGATCTCTCGGCAATTGCTGCTCAACTAG